A single region of the Sciurus carolinensis chromosome 16, mSciCar1.2, whole genome shotgun sequence genome encodes:
- the Ccdc97 gene encoding coiled-coil domain-containing protein 97 isoform X1 yields the protein MEAVAAKEPDEGCTEPKPGHWGELDWTLVPSRPEGKAEAAESSPGALDSDIPGAENAAVSAMLHAVAASRLPVCSQQQGEPDLTEREKVAILGQLYHEKPLVFLERFRTGLREEHLACFGHLRGDHRADFYCAEVARQGTARPRTLRTRLRNRRYAALRELIQGGEYFSDEQMRFRAPLLYEQYIGQYLTQEELSARTPVPQHPRPGSPGTPACPLSDLLLQSYQERELQQRLLQQQEEEEACLEEEEEEEDSDEEDQRSGKDSETWVPDSEERLILREEFTSRMHQRFLDGKDGDFDYSTVDDNPDFDNLDIVARDEEERYFDEEEPEDAPSPELDGD from the exons ATGGAGGCAGTGGCGGCAAAGGAACCCGATGAGG GCTGCACGGAGCCCAAACCTGGGCACTGGGGAGAGTTGGACTGGACACTGGTCCCATCCAGACCAGAAGGCAAGGCAGAAGCAGCAGAGAGCTCACCAGGGGCCCTGGACAGTGACATTCCTGGAGCTGAGAATGCAGCAGTCAGTGCCATGCTGCATGCTGTGGCTGCCAGCCGCCTCCCTGTGTGCAGCCAGCAGCAGGGTGAACCTGACTTGACAGAACGTGAGAAGGTGGCCATCCTGGGCCAGCTGTACCACGAGAAGCCACTGGTGTTCCTGGAGCGCTTCCGCACAGGCCTCCGAGAGGAGCACCTTGCCTGCTTTGGCCACCTGCGTGGTGACCACCGTGCTGACTTCTACTGTGCTGAGGTGGCTCGGCAGGGCACTGCTAGGCCACGCACACTGCGTACCCGCCTGCGTAACCGGCGCTATGCTGCACTGCGTGAGCTCATCCAAG GGGGTGAGTACTTCAGCGATGAGCAGATGCGCTTCCGGGCGCCCTTGCTCTATGAGCAGTACATTGGGCAGTACCTCACTCAGGAGGAACTCAGCGCCCGCACCCCAGTGCCCCAGCACCCCAGACCTGGCTCCCCTGGCACACCTGCCTGCCCACTCTCCGACCTACTGCTCCAGTCCTACCAGGAGCGGGAGTTGCAGCAGCGGCTGCTCCAAcagcaagaggaagaggaggcctgcttggaggaggaagaagaggaggaggacagcGATGAAGAAG ACCAGAGATCAGGCAAGGACTCGGAGACCTGGGTGCCCGACTCGGAGGAGAGGTTGATCCTGCGGGAAGAGTTCACCAGCCGGATGCACCAGCGCTTCCTAGATGGCAAGGATGGGGACTTTGACTACAG CACAGTGGACGACAACCCTGACTTTGACAACTTGGACATTGTGGCGCGGGATGAGGAAGAGAGGTACTTTGATGAGGAAGAACCTGAGGATGCACCCAGCCCAGAACTGGATGGGGATTGA
- the Ccdc97 gene encoding coiled-coil domain-containing protein 97 isoform X2, whose product MEAVAAKEPDEGCTEPKPGHWGELDWTLVPSRPEGKAEAAESSPGALDSDIPGAENAAVSAMLHAVAASRLPVCSQQQGEPDLTEREKVAILGQLYHEKPLVFLERFRTGLREEHLACFGHLRGDHRADFYCAEVARQGTARPRTLRTRLRNRRYAALRELIQGGEYFSDEQMRFRAPLLYEQYIGQYLTQEELSARTPVPQHPRPGSPGTPACPLSDLLLQSYQERELQQRLLQQQEEEEACLEEEEEEEDSDEEDQRSGKDSETWVPDSEERLILREEFTSRMHQRFLDGKDGDFDYSGRQP is encoded by the exons ATGGAGGCAGTGGCGGCAAAGGAACCCGATGAGG GCTGCACGGAGCCCAAACCTGGGCACTGGGGAGAGTTGGACTGGACACTGGTCCCATCCAGACCAGAAGGCAAGGCAGAAGCAGCAGAGAGCTCACCAGGGGCCCTGGACAGTGACATTCCTGGAGCTGAGAATGCAGCAGTCAGTGCCATGCTGCATGCTGTGGCTGCCAGCCGCCTCCCTGTGTGCAGCCAGCAGCAGGGTGAACCTGACTTGACAGAACGTGAGAAGGTGGCCATCCTGGGCCAGCTGTACCACGAGAAGCCACTGGTGTTCCTGGAGCGCTTCCGCACAGGCCTCCGAGAGGAGCACCTTGCCTGCTTTGGCCACCTGCGTGGTGACCACCGTGCTGACTTCTACTGTGCTGAGGTGGCTCGGCAGGGCACTGCTAGGCCACGCACACTGCGTACCCGCCTGCGTAACCGGCGCTATGCTGCACTGCGTGAGCTCATCCAAG GGGGTGAGTACTTCAGCGATGAGCAGATGCGCTTCCGGGCGCCCTTGCTCTATGAGCAGTACATTGGGCAGTACCTCACTCAGGAGGAACTCAGCGCCCGCACCCCAGTGCCCCAGCACCCCAGACCTGGCTCCCCTGGCACACCTGCCTGCCCACTCTCCGACCTACTGCTCCAGTCCTACCAGGAGCGGGAGTTGCAGCAGCGGCTGCTCCAAcagcaagaggaagaggaggcctgcttggaggaggaagaagaggaggaggacagcGATGAAGAAG ACCAGAGATCAGGCAAGGACTCGGAGACCTGGGTGCCCGACTCGGAGGAGAGGTTGATCCTGCGGGAAGAGTTCACCAGCCGGATGCACCAGCGCTTCCTAGATGGCAAGGATGGGGACTTTGACTACAG TGGACGACAACCCTGA